A single region of the Lotus japonicus ecotype B-129 chromosome 4, LjGifu_v1.2 genome encodes:
- the LOC130710243 gene encoding 6-phosphogluconate dehydrogenase, decarboxylating 3, chloroplastic: protein MESSIAASRIGLAGLAVMGQNLALNIADKGFPISVYNRTTSKVDETVDRAHREGSLPLIGQYNPRDFVLSLQRPRSVIILVKAGAPVDQTIAALSEHLEPGDCIIDGGNEWYENTERRIQTVTEKGLLYLGMGVSGGEEGARNGPSLMPGGSFQAYNNIQDILFKVAAQVEDGPCVTYIGEGGSGNFVKMVHNGIEYGDMQLISEAYDVLKHVGGLSNSELADIFGEWNRGELESFLIEITADIFKVKDEEFGADGYLVDKILDKTGMKGTGKWTVQQAAELSVAAPTIAASLDCRFLSGLKEERENAAAVLKEAGLSEGEEVGSVRVDKKRLIDDVRQALYASKICSYAQGMNLLRAKSNEKGWGLNFGELARIWKGGCIIRAVFLDRIKKAYQRNPNLASLIVDPEFAKEMVQRQAAWRRVVGLAISAGISTPGMCASLAYFDTYRRARLPANLVQAQRDLFGAHTYERVDRPGNFHTEWTKLARKSGTGVGALN from the coding sequence ATGGAGTCTTCTATAGCTGCTTCTCGCATCGGCCTTGCCGGCCTCGCCGTCATGGGCCAAAACCTCGCCCTCAACATCGCCGACAAAGGCTTCCCAATCTCCGTCTACAACCGCACCACCTCCAAAGTCGACGAAACCGTAGATCGGGCCCACCGCGAAGGCTCCCTCCCTCTCATCGGCCAGTACAACCCGCGTGACTTCGTCCTCTCCCTCCAACGCCCTAGATCGGTCATCATCCTCGTCAAGGCCGGCGCCCCCGTCGACCAAACCATCGCCGCCCTCTCCGAGCATCTCGAGCCTGGTGACTGCATCATCGACGGCGGTAACGAGTGGTATGAAAACACCGAGCGCCGAATCCAAACCGTCACCGAGAAGGGTCTCCTGTATCTCGGGATGGGCGTCTCCGGCGGCGAAGAGGGTGCTCGGAACGGGCCCTCGCTCATGCCCGGTGGGTCCTTCCAGGCCTACAATAACATTCAGGACATTTTGTTCAAGGTCGCTGCTCAGGTTGAAGATGGGCCTTGTGTGACTTATATCGGTGAAGGTGGTTCTGGAAACTTCGTGAAGATGGTGCATAATGGGATTGAGTATGGTGACATGCAGCTTATTTCTGAGGCTTATGATGTTTTGAAGCATGTGGGTGGTTTGTCGAATTCTGAGCTTGCTGATATTTTCGGTGAGTGGAATAGAGGTGAGCTTGAGAGCTTTCTCATTGAGATTACTGCGGATATTTTCAAGGTGAAGGATGAGGAGTTTGGTGCTGATGGGTATTTGGTGGATAAGATTTTGGATAAGACGGGTATGAAGGGTACTGGGAAATGGACCGTGCAGCAGGCGGCGGAGCTGTCAGTGGCGGCCCCGACTATCGCGGCGTCGTTGGATTGCAGGTTCTTGAGTGGGTTGAAGGAGGAGAGGGAGAATGCTGCGGCGGTGTTGAAGGAGGCAGGGTTGAGTGAGGGTGAGGAAGTGGGGTCTGTGAGAGTTGATAAGAAGCGGTTGATTGATGATGTGAGGCAGGCTTTGTATGCTTCCAAGATTTGCAGCTATGCTCAGGGGATGAACTTGCTGAGGGCGAAGAGCAATGAAAAAGGGTGgggtttgaattttggggaaTTGGCTAGGATTTGGAAAGGTGGGTGCATTATTAGGGCAGTGTTTTTGGATAGGATCAAGAAGGCGTATCAGAGGAACCCTAACTTGGCGAGTTTGATAGTGGACCCTGAATTTGCTAAGGAAATGGTGCAGAGGCAAGCTGCGTGGAGAAGGGTTGTGGGGTTGGCTATATCAGCTGGGATTAGTACTCCAGGGATGTGTGCTAGTCTTGCTTACTTTGACACCTACCGGAGAGCGAGGCTTCCGGCGAACCTTGTTCAGGCTCAGAGGGACTTGTTTGGGGCTCACACCTATGAGCGGGTTGATCGCCCTGGCAATTTCCATACCGAGTGGACTAAACTTGCTCGCAAGAGTGGTACTGGAGTTGGTGCTCTCAATTGA